In Rhododendron vialii isolate Sample 1 chromosome 9a, ASM3025357v1, the following are encoded in one genomic region:
- the LOC131301048 gene encoding uncharacterized protein LOC131301048 isoform X1, with product MCGIALIVSGVRIDLSSLFLSSITSSAQSEQSLFSVDDIKEALKSRGPDSLGSKKVFLHSKIPSSVGGRDLLSCAGGEEATKNDFLCSTNACQCITSESEELCWKDDGFNKRECVAELYFIGAMLQLRGVKPIVQPLVDASGNILVYNGEIFGGIDVSIDSNDAEVLMESLGKCCSCSSHEHIRACHEIGKEKTSVPDILSAIKGPWALIYLQASSRTTWFGRDAFGRRSLLVHWPTSKDSRLLLTSVSPPSSIGKSSDLGEECGQGGSNFWEELPCGIYSVSVDDSKLDGDMVGEVERHEWTDPMLYELINWERTSVQPKPEELNISRMKFRSRQHDMHSVNSTTIPHELGLIEAPVLLPSEAVLITLREAVKRRSTINTMFEGHAPVAVLFSGGLDSMILAALLDNCLDPKYEIDLLNVSFDKELAPDRISSRGGLKELQRFSPLRRWKLVEIDADLSNLTLETRHVMSLLNPARTYMDLNIGLALWLASSGSGWVYEESIGNVNSNYDSENCQSIKYKSEARILLVGSGADEQCAGYGRHRTKYRNGSWIGLHEEMKLDMQRIWKRNLGRDDRCIADNGKEARFPFLDEDVIRTLLGFPLWEIADLDQPSGKGDKKILREVAQLLGLHEAAVLPKRAIQFGSRIARESNRKNFGSNRAANLASAGSAEISRP from the exons atgtgcgGAATAGCTTTGATTGTCTCCGGTGTTCGCATCGATTTATCATCCTTGTTTCTGAGTTCCATTACTTCTTCGGCTCAATCTGAACAA TCACTGTTTTCTGTGGATGATATCAAAGAAGCTTTAAAGAGTAGGGGTCCTGATAGTTTGGGAAGCAAGAAGGTTTTTCTTCATTCGAAGATTCCATCTTCTGTCGGGGGACGGGATTTGTTATCCTGTGCAGGGGGAGAAGAGGCAACAAAGAATGATTTTCTTTGCAGTACAAATGCATGCCAATGCATCACTTCTGAAAGCGAAGAACTTTGTTGGAAAGACGACGGTTTTAATAAACGTGAATGTGTCGCCGAGTTGTACTTCATTGGCGCCATGTTGCAACTTAGGGGTGTAAAACCTATCGTTCAGCCGCTGGTGGATGCATCCGGGAATATCCTTGTTTATAATG GTGAAATATTTGGAGGAATTGATGTTAGCATCGATAGCAATGATGCTGAAGTTCTTATGGAATCTCTTGGAAAATGTTGTTCCTGCAGTTCTCATGAGCATATAAGAGCATGTCATGAGATCGGGAAGGAGAAAACTTcagttcctgatattctttcagCAATTAAGGGGCCATGGGCTTTAATTTATTTGCAG GCTAGTTCAAGAACCACGTGGTTTGGTCGAGATGCTTTTGGTAGGCGGAGCCTTCTTGTTCATTGGCCAACTTCCAAGGATTCTCGCCTTCTGCTAACTTCTGTATCACCACCGAGTTCCATTGGTAAGAGTTCTG ATCTTGGAGAAGAATGTGGACAGGGTGGAAGTAATTTTTGGGAAGAGCTTCCGTGTGGGATATACAGCGTGTCAGTAGATGATTCAAAATTGGACGGAGATATGGTTGGTGAAGTTGAAAGGCATGAATGGACTGATCCCATGCTATATGAACTGATCAACTGGGAGAGAACGTCTGTTCAACCCAAACCTGAGGAGTTAAATATTTCCCGTATGAAGTTTCGTAGCCGTCAACATGATATGCACTCGGTGAATTCAACTACCATACCCCATGAATTAG GGCTGATAGAAGCACCAGTTCTATTGCCTTCAGAGGCAGTTTTAATTACTTTGAGAGAAGCTGTGAAGCGGCGCAGTACAATCAATACCATGTTCGAG GGACATGCTCCTGTGGCTGTACTTTTTTCTGGTGGACTGGATTCAATGATACTTGCCGCATTACTGGATAATTGCCTAGACCCCAAGT ATGAAATTGATCTGCTTAACGTAAGCTTTGACAAGGAGCTTGCTCCTGACAGAATATCTTCTCGGGGTGGTTTGAAAGAGCTACAAAGATTCTCACCATTGAGAAG ATGGAAACTTGTAGAGATTGATGCCGACCTATCAAATTTGACCTTAGAGACAAGGCATGTCATGTCACTTCTAAATCCTGCAAGGACGTATATG GACCTCAATATCGGGTTAGCATTATGGTTGGCATCTTCGGGCAGTGGTTGGGTTTATGAAGAAAGTATTGGCAATGTTAATAGTAATTATGATAGTGAGAACTGTCAGAGCATAAAGTACAAGTCTGAGGCCAGGATCCTCCTAGTTGGTTCTGGTGCGGATGAGCAATGTGCTGGCTATGGGCGGCATAGAACAAAATACAGAAATGGAAG TTGGATTGGCCTGCATGAGGAAATGAAATTGGACATGCAGAGAATTTGGAAGAGAAACCTAGGGAGAGATGATAGATGCATTGCCGATAATGGCAAGGAG GCTAGATTTCCTTTCTTGGATGAGGATGTTATAAGGACTCTGCTCGGATTTCCTTTGTGGGAGATTGCTGACCTTGATCAACCAAGTGGAAAGGGAGATAAAAAGATACTAAGAGAG GTTGCCCAATTACTTGGTCTGCATGAAGCAGCTGTTCTACCTAAAAGAGCAATCCAG TTTGGCTCGAGAATCGCAAGGGAATCAAACCGAAAGAATTTTGGCAGTAACCGGGCAGCAAACCTAGCATCTGCAGGAAGTGCAGAAATTTCAAGGCCGTAA
- the LOC131301048 gene encoding uncharacterized protein LOC131301048 isoform X2: protein MCGIALIVSGVRIDLSSLFLSSITSSAQSEQSLFSVDDIKEALKSRGPDSLGSKKVFLHSKIPSSVGGRDLLSCAGGEEATKNDFLCSTNACQCITSESEELCWKDDGFNKRECVAELYFIGAMLQLRGVKPIVQPLVDASGNILVYNGEIFGGIDVSIDSNDAEVLMESLGKCCSCSSHEHIRACHEIGKEKTSVPDILSAIKGPWALIYLQASSRTTWFGRDAFGRRSLLVHWPTSKDSRLLLTSVSPPSSIDLGEECGQGGSNFWEELPCGIYSVSVDDSKLDGDMVGEVERHEWTDPMLYELINWERTSVQPKPEELNISRMKFRSRQHDMHSVNSTTIPHELGLIEAPVLLPSEAVLITLREAVKRRSTINTMFEGHAPVAVLFSGGLDSMILAALLDNCLDPKYEIDLLNVSFDKELAPDRISSRGGLKELQRFSPLRRWKLVEIDADLSNLTLETRHVMSLLNPARTYMDLNIGLALWLASSGSGWVYEESIGNVNSNYDSENCQSIKYKSEARILLVGSGADEQCAGYGRHRTKYRNGSWIGLHEEMKLDMQRIWKRNLGRDDRCIADNGKEARFPFLDEDVIRTLLGFPLWEIADLDQPSGKGDKKILREVAQLLGLHEAAVLPKRAIQFGSRIARESNRKNFGSNRAANLASAGSAEISRP, encoded by the exons atgtgcgGAATAGCTTTGATTGTCTCCGGTGTTCGCATCGATTTATCATCCTTGTTTCTGAGTTCCATTACTTCTTCGGCTCAATCTGAACAA TCACTGTTTTCTGTGGATGATATCAAAGAAGCTTTAAAGAGTAGGGGTCCTGATAGTTTGGGAAGCAAGAAGGTTTTTCTTCATTCGAAGATTCCATCTTCTGTCGGGGGACGGGATTTGTTATCCTGTGCAGGGGGAGAAGAGGCAACAAAGAATGATTTTCTTTGCAGTACAAATGCATGCCAATGCATCACTTCTGAAAGCGAAGAACTTTGTTGGAAAGACGACGGTTTTAATAAACGTGAATGTGTCGCCGAGTTGTACTTCATTGGCGCCATGTTGCAACTTAGGGGTGTAAAACCTATCGTTCAGCCGCTGGTGGATGCATCCGGGAATATCCTTGTTTATAATG GTGAAATATTTGGAGGAATTGATGTTAGCATCGATAGCAATGATGCTGAAGTTCTTATGGAATCTCTTGGAAAATGTTGTTCCTGCAGTTCTCATGAGCATATAAGAGCATGTCATGAGATCGGGAAGGAGAAAACTTcagttcctgatattctttcagCAATTAAGGGGCCATGGGCTTTAATTTATTTGCAG GCTAGTTCAAGAACCACGTGGTTTGGTCGAGATGCTTTTGGTAGGCGGAGCCTTCTTGTTCATTGGCCAACTTCCAAGGATTCTCGCCTTCTGCTAACTTCTGTATCACCACCGAGTTCCATTG ATCTTGGAGAAGAATGTGGACAGGGTGGAAGTAATTTTTGGGAAGAGCTTCCGTGTGGGATATACAGCGTGTCAGTAGATGATTCAAAATTGGACGGAGATATGGTTGGTGAAGTTGAAAGGCATGAATGGACTGATCCCATGCTATATGAACTGATCAACTGGGAGAGAACGTCTGTTCAACCCAAACCTGAGGAGTTAAATATTTCCCGTATGAAGTTTCGTAGCCGTCAACATGATATGCACTCGGTGAATTCAACTACCATACCCCATGAATTAG GGCTGATAGAAGCACCAGTTCTATTGCCTTCAGAGGCAGTTTTAATTACTTTGAGAGAAGCTGTGAAGCGGCGCAGTACAATCAATACCATGTTCGAG GGACATGCTCCTGTGGCTGTACTTTTTTCTGGTGGACTGGATTCAATGATACTTGCCGCATTACTGGATAATTGCCTAGACCCCAAGT ATGAAATTGATCTGCTTAACGTAAGCTTTGACAAGGAGCTTGCTCCTGACAGAATATCTTCTCGGGGTGGTTTGAAAGAGCTACAAAGATTCTCACCATTGAGAAG ATGGAAACTTGTAGAGATTGATGCCGACCTATCAAATTTGACCTTAGAGACAAGGCATGTCATGTCACTTCTAAATCCTGCAAGGACGTATATG GACCTCAATATCGGGTTAGCATTATGGTTGGCATCTTCGGGCAGTGGTTGGGTTTATGAAGAAAGTATTGGCAATGTTAATAGTAATTATGATAGTGAGAACTGTCAGAGCATAAAGTACAAGTCTGAGGCCAGGATCCTCCTAGTTGGTTCTGGTGCGGATGAGCAATGTGCTGGCTATGGGCGGCATAGAACAAAATACAGAAATGGAAG TTGGATTGGCCTGCATGAGGAAATGAAATTGGACATGCAGAGAATTTGGAAGAGAAACCTAGGGAGAGATGATAGATGCATTGCCGATAATGGCAAGGAG GCTAGATTTCCTTTCTTGGATGAGGATGTTATAAGGACTCTGCTCGGATTTCCTTTGTGGGAGATTGCTGACCTTGATCAACCAAGTGGAAAGGGAGATAAAAAGATACTAAGAGAG GTTGCCCAATTACTTGGTCTGCATGAAGCAGCTGTTCTACCTAAAAGAGCAATCCAG TTTGGCTCGAGAATCGCAAGGGAATCAAACCGAAAGAATTTTGGCAGTAACCGGGCAGCAAACCTAGCATCTGCAGGAAGTGCAGAAATTTCAAGGCCGTAA
- the LOC131301052 gene encoding ninja-family protein AFP3-like — protein sequence MGDASEGKRGIGSMEKLSLEPNRSPRDLLQRFLATNQSRLICMSKEEEEEEEEIELNLGLSMGGRFGVDKTDKKKLLMRSASIAGILPVVRDDGDAVAPPPVSYPAALIRTSSLPAETEAEWRKRKELQSLRRMEAKRRRSEKQRNSRGERDGGSGGEIEGNLTGRSEREQYMAAAGRVGLAVVPPFGLPTWAARHGGGGGLGFVQPSGSIESQGGSSSGMSESDSRPAQGSSSCGEASPSSLQSFQQRINRERENTCKSSAEMETPSKRPEAFPERRGKELGSNPTDNMPCVFTQGDGPNGRRIDGILYRYGKGEEVRIMCVCHGSFHSPAEFVKHAGGSDVAHPLKHIVVNPTTSTSF from the exons ATGGGTGATGCCAGTGAGGGCAAAAGAGGAATTGGGAGCATGGAAAAACTCTCTCTTGAACCAAACAGAAGCCCCAGGGATTTGCTGCAGAGGTTCTTGGCTACTAACCAGAGCCGATTGATCTGCATGAgtaaagaagaggaggaagaagaagaggaaatcGAGTTGAATCTTGGGTTATCGATGGGAGGAAGATTTGGCGTGGACAAGACTGATAAGAAGAAGTTGCTGATGAGATCTGCTTCCATTGCTGGGATTTTACCGGTAGTTAGAGACGACGGAGACGCGGTGGCGCCGCCGCCGGTGTCTTATCCGGCGGCGCTGATAAGGACGTCGTCGCTGCCGGCGGAGACAGAGGCGGAGTGGCGGAAGAGGAAGGAGTTGCAGTCGCTTAGGAGGATGGAGGCCAAGCGGCGGAGGTCGGAGAAGCAGAGGAATTCGAGGGGTGAGAGAGACGGCGGCAGCGGAGGAGAGATTGAGGGGAATTTGACAGGGAGGAGTGAGAGGGAGCAGTATATGGCGGCGGCCGGTCGGGTGGGTTTGGCGGTGGTGCCGCCATTTGGGTTGCCTACTTGGGCCGCTCGGCACGGCGGAGGTGGTGGGCTAGGGTTTGTACAACCATCAGGGTCTATAGAGTCACAAGGTGGAAGCTCTTCAGGGATGTCCGAATCAGATAGTAGACCTGCTCAAG GATCCAGCAGCTGCGGCGAAGCAAGCCCCTCTAGCCTCCAGTCGTTTCAGCAGCGAATCAACCGGGAGAGGGAAAACACATGCAAATCCAGTGCTGAAATGGAAACTCCGTCTAAAAGGCCGGAGGCCTTTCCAGAAAGACGAGGCAAGGAACTGGGGTCCAACCCGACAGACAACATGCCTTGCGTTTTCACACAAGGAGACGGTCCTAACGGGAGAAGAATCGACGGAATCCTGTACAGATATGGGAAAGGAGAGGAAGTGAGGATAATGTGTGTGTGTCACGGTAGCTTCCACTCTCCTGCTGAGTTTGTCAAGCACGCGGGCGGCAGCGATGTGGCTCACCCTCTTAAGCATATAGTTGTTAACCCTACTACTTCTACTTCCTTTTAG